Proteins co-encoded in one Anabas testudineus chromosome 8, fAnaTes1.2, whole genome shotgun sequence genomic window:
- the txn2 gene encoding thioredoxin, mitochondrial yields MAHRLLVRRIWTLSAKDIRCLPASTSTITTSSFSTSLQSNTSRMSFLSPSRSLPRSLPLSSRREVSFNVQDQEDFTERVINSELPVLIDFHAQWCGPCKILGPRLEKAVAKQKGRVTMAKVDIDDHTDLAIEYGVSAVPTVIAMRGGDVVDQFVGIKDDDELDSFVSKVIGQ; encoded by the exons ATGGCTCACAGGCTGCTAGTGCGCAGAATTTGGACGCTGTCTGCCAAAGATATCCGCTGCCTCCCAGCATCCACCTCCACCATCACCACCTCCTCATTTTCCACCTCGCTGCAGTCTAACACGAGCCGAAtgtccttcctctctccctctcgctcgCTGCCTCGCTCCTTGCCTCTCTCCTCCCGTCGAGAAGTCTCCTTCAACGTTCAGGACCAGGAGGACTTCACAGAGAGGGTCATCAACAGTGAGCTGCCTGTGCTAATTGACTTCCATGCACA GTGGTGTGGTCCCTGTAAGATCCTCGGGCCCAGGTTGGAGAAGGCTGTTGCAAAACAGAAAGGACGCGTGACCATGGCCAAAGTTGACATAGACGATCACACAGACCTGGCTATTGAATACGGG GTTTCCGCGGTACCCACAGTTATCGCCATGCGCGGAGGTGACGTCGTTGACCAGTTTGTGGGGATCAAAGATGACGATGAGCTGGACTCATTTGTGAGCAAAGTCATTGGACAATAG